The following coding sequences are from one Peromyscus eremicus chromosome X, PerEre_H2_v1, whole genome shotgun sequence window:
- the Las1l gene encoding ribosomal biogenesis protein LAS1L isoform X3 → MDRVWRAWEGQSFKEDQAEPPGPESIVVSWLSRAEWDQVTVYLFCDDQKLQQYALNRITVWRSRLGNELPLAVASTADLVRCKLMDVTGGLGTDELRLLYGMALVRFVNLISERKTKCANLPLKYLAQEVNIPDWVVELRHKLTHKKMPHINDCRRGCNFVLSWLQKTYWSRQLEDTLKETWELEEDQIETEEQQEEEDEIIVDVVEEQPEPQDDDRDEELAVEDDANNEDITEAASHPEPSPRHKELYEKARELLVSYEEEQFKVLEKYRHLPQAVKVWNNLSPRVQCILEELKGISWENRNAVLDAFLDDGFLVPTFEQLAALQIEYEDGQTEVQKGEVTEPKSHKNIDLNDVLVPKPFSQFWQPLLRGLHSQTFTQALLERMFSELSTLGNRGIRPTYILRWTVELIVANTKTGRNARRFSASQWEARKSWRLFNCSTALEWPQVVESCLSSPCWASPQLLQLACRGEAAGLGEVWTTEVFSQPKHITGMRHMPAVTAAHLGTIPCAHILPFPENQ, encoded by the exons ATGGACCGCGTGTGGCGTGCGTGGGAAGGGCAGTCCTTCAAAGAGGACCAGGCTGAGCCGCCGGGTCCTGAGAGTATCGTGGTCTCCTGGCTCAGCAGGGCTGAGTGGGATCAAGTGACGGTTTATCTGTTCTGTGATGATCAGAAATTGCAGCAGTACGCGCTGAACCGTATTACAGTGTGGAGGAGCAG GTTAGGCAACGAACTGCCCCTGGCAGTGGCTTCTACTGCTGACCTGGTACGATGTAAGCTCATGGATGTAACTGGTGGCTTGGGCACTGATGAACTTAGACTGCTCTATGGCATGGCATTGGTCAG GTTTGTGAATCTTATCTCAGAGAGGAAGACCAAATGTGCTAACCTCCCCCTCAAGTACCTGGCTCAGGAG GTGAACATTCCAGACTGGGTTGTTGAACTTCGCCACAAGCTGACCcacaagaaaatgccccatataAATGACTGCCGCAGAG GTTGCAACTTTGTCCTGAGTTGGCTCCAGAAGACATACTGGAGCCGTCAACTGGAGGATACCCTGAAAGAGACCTGGGAGTTGGAAGAGGACCAGATAGAGACAGAAGAACaacaagaagaggaagatgaaatTATTGTTGATGTAGTGGAAGAGCAACCAGAGCCTCAGGATGATGACAGAGATGAGGAGTTGGCTGTCGAGGATGATGCAAACAATGAAGACATTACAGAGGCAGCTTCTCACCCAGAACCATCTCCAAGACATAAGGAGTTGTATG AAAAAGCACGAGAACTGCTGGTATCATATGAAGAGGAGCAGTTTAAG GTGCTGGAGAAATATAGGCATCTACCTCAGGCTGTTAAGGTGTGGAATAACCTTTCCCCACGTGTACAGTGTATCCTGGAAGAACTCAAGGGCATTTCATGGGAGAACAG GAATGCTGTGCTGGATGCTTTTCTAGATGACGGCTTCCTCGTTCCCACTTTTGAGCAGTTGGCAGCTTTGCAGATAGAGTATGAAG ATGGTCAGACTGAGGTCCAGAAAGGGGAAGTTACTGAACCAAAATCACACA AAAACATCGACTTGAATGACGTCTTGGTGCCAAAGCCATTCTCTCAGTTCTGGCAGCCCCTGCTCAGGGGCCTGCACTCCCAGACCTTCACACAGGCCCTGCTGGAAAGGATGTTCTCTGAGTTGTCTACCTTGGGGAACCGTGGGATCCGGCCTACCTACATCCTTAGATGGACCGTTGAGCTGATCGTGGCCAACACCAAGACTG GACGGAATGCTCGGAGGTTTTCTGCAAGCCAGTGGGAAGCAAGAAAGAGCTGGAGGCTGTTCAACTGTTCTACTGCCCTTGAGTGGCCCCAGGTGGTTGAGTCCTGCTTGAGCTCACCTTGCTGGGCCAGCCCCCAACTCCTTCAGCT TGCCTGCAGAGGGGAAGCTGCTGGTCTTGGAGAAGTTTGGACCACAGAGGTCTTCTCCCAGCCCAAGCATATCACAGGGATGCGACACATGCCAGCAGTAACAGCGGCTCACTTGGGTACGATTCCTTGTGCACATATCCTACCTTTCCCAGAGAATCAGTGA